One window of Staphylococcus chromogenes genomic DNA carries:
- a CDS encoding ABC transporter ATP-binding protein: MTDSKYNVVCENVTKIYDLNRSRKEKLLSLFTFGKTYQFKPYYALKDVSFKVEKGTSVGIIGLNGSGKSTLSNILGQVVSPTYGEVRTTGKPSLIAIGAGLNPSFTGEENIRYKCLMHGMTTKEINDKFDDIVKFSELDEFIYQPLKSYSSGMKSRLGFSIAIHTDPDILIVDEALSVGDETFSNKCIDKMKEFQANGKTIFFVSHSASQIRKMCDKALWIHYGQMVAYDDVNAVIKRYNALIQKIKKMPKAEQIEYKKKKIQQQQANSNMNTPHQSFQEVSWKTYGFVSIVFVGWLISLGFQLM; encoded by the coding sequence ATGACTGACAGTAAATATAATGTTGTTTGCGAAAATGTCACCAAGATATACGATTTGAACCGTAGTAGAAAAGAGAAATTGCTTTCACTATTTACTTTTGGTAAAACGTATCAGTTTAAACCCTATTATGCATTGAAAGATGTGAGTTTTAAGGTGGAAAAAGGCACCTCAGTAGGTATTATCGGATTGAATGGATCAGGTAAATCCACACTTTCCAATATTTTAGGGCAAGTGGTATCACCCACCTATGGCGAAGTTAGGACAACAGGTAAGCCGTCATTAATTGCTATTGGTGCTGGCTTAAATCCCTCTTTTACAGGAGAGGAAAATATACGTTATAAATGTTTAATGCATGGAATGACCACTAAAGAAATTAATGACAAGTTTGATGATATTGTAAAGTTTAGTGAACTTGATGAATTTATTTATCAACCGCTTAAATCTTACTCAAGTGGTATGAAGTCTAGATTGGGTTTTTCCATTGCTATTCATACGGATCCCGATATATTAATCGTTGATGAGGCGCTTTCAGTCGGGGATGAAACGTTTTCTAATAAATGTATTGATAAAATGAAAGAGTTCCAAGCGAATGGTAAAACTATATTTTTCGTTTCTCATTCCGCAAGTCAAATCAGAAAAATGTGTGACAAAGCGCTTTGGATTCATTATGGTCAAATGGTCGCGTATGATGATGTCAATGCTGTTATTAAACGCTATAATGCATTAATTCAAAAAATAAAAAAAATGCCTAAAGCAGAACAAATTGAATATAAAAAAAAGAAAATACAACAGCAACAAGCAAATTCAAACATGAATACACCACATCAATCGTTTCAAGAAGTTTCTTGGAAAACCTATGGATTTGTAAGTATAGTATTTGTTGGATGGCTAATCTCTCTTGGTTTTCAATTAATGTAG
- a CDS encoding prolyl oligopeptidase family serine peptidase, with protein MFELNFDELTKDDLIKVNNQKIKLVVDNLDFYILLHLKENNENLLVHSNGAIDLNKSTPPVFLRNSWREEFDANCLFIDDRTIHNSNVSLGWGLGTKDRYYVEDYARISQKIAELLEIKDSNVTYYGSSGGGFISLMLATLHRNSCAIVNNPQAYVHRYSRNAVLKAYHLVFGEEVSFDEVNKRYADRLSSTALMKKCKHVPLLFFIQNRLSKSDMENHVNPFMQMLDKYNLDSSKINFLFYNDKKSGHSPLPKDKTVEIVNLIINKELNIY; from the coding sequence ATGTTTGAATTAAATTTTGATGAATTAACCAAAGATGATTTAATAAAAGTTAACAATCAAAAAATTAAGCTAGTGGTAGATAATTTGGATTTCTATATATTATTACATCTTAAAGAGAATAATGAAAATTTACTTGTGCATTCTAATGGAGCGATTGATTTAAATAAATCTACACCTCCAGTGTTTTTAAGAAATAGTTGGCGTGAAGAATTTGATGCGAATTGTTTGTTTATAGATGATCGAACTATTCACAACAGTAACGTTTCATTAGGTTGGGGATTAGGCACAAAGGATCGATATTATGTTGAAGATTACGCACGAATTAGCCAAAAAATAGCGGAGCTTCTTGAAATTAAAGACTCAAATGTGACTTATTATGGAAGTTCTGGGGGAGGCTTTATTTCATTAATGCTAGCCACTTTACATAGAAATTCATGTGCTATTGTTAATAATCCGCAAGCTTATGTGCATAGATATTCAAGAAATGCAGTATTAAAAGCTTATCATTTAGTATTTGGAGAAGAGGTGAGCTTTGACGAAGTGAATAAACGATACGCTGATAGGCTTTCATCTACCGCATTAATGAAAAAATGTAAGCATGTGCCTCTGTTATTTTTTATACAAAATCGTTTGAGTAAATCGGATATGGAGAATCACGTTAATCCCTTTATGCAAATGCTAGATAAATATAATCTTGATAGTTCTAAAATTAATTTTCTATTTTACAATGACAAAAAGTCTGGACATAGTCCTCTTCCTAAAGATAAGACGGTAGAAATTGTAAATTTGATAATAAACAAAGAACTGAACATATACTAA
- the qoxB gene encoding cytochrome aa3 quinol oxidase subunit I → MDFPWHELIVNGNWMITMAQIGAPFLVIGVIAAITYFKLWGYLYKEWFMSVDHKKIGLMYLICAVLMFVRGGIDAILLRIQLTVPNNPFLESNHYNEIFTTHGVIMIIFMAMPLVIGLMNIIIPLQIGARDVAFPVLNNISFWLFVAGMLLFNLSFIIGGSPAAGWTNYAPLAGEFSPGPGVNYYLIAIQIAGIGTLATGINFFVTIIKLKTPSMTFMQMPMFVVTTFITMLIIILAFPVLTVALALMTVDRVFDFSFFTVAGGGMPMLWANFFWVWGHPEVYILVLPAFGIYSEIIPTFARKRLFGHQSMVWATAGIAFLSFIVWVHHFYTMGSGALVNSFFSITTMLIAVPTGVKIFNWLFTLHKGRITFESPMLFSLAFIPNFTIGGVTGVMLAMASADFQYHNTYFLVAHFHYTIVAGVVFACFAAMIFWYPKAMGYKLFEKPNKWFFWIFMIGFNVTFLPQFVLGLDGMPRRLYTYMPEDGWFLLNVISSIGAAMMSIAFLIFVGNIVYSHLKAPREATGDNWGGLGRGLEWSTASAIPPHYNFAITPHWDDLDSFVEMKAQGRHYLDNHDYKDIHMPNNTHIGFWMGILFFIGGFFLVFETILPAILSLLGIFGLMIWRSFQQDHGYHIPASEVAENEARLRKARQKEREAMNHES, encoded by the coding sequence ATGGACTTTCCATGGCATGAGCTTATTGTAAATGGTAACTGGATGATTACCATGGCTCAAATTGGTGCACCATTCTTAGTGATTGGTGTCATTGCAGCTATTACTTACTTTAAGCTTTGGGGATATTTATACAAGGAATGGTTCATGTCAGTCGACCACAAGAAAATTGGGTTAATGTACTTGATTTGTGCTGTTTTAATGTTTGTACGTGGTGGTATCGATGCGATTCTTTTACGTATTCAATTAACAGTACCGAACAATCCATTCTTAGAATCAAATCACTATAACGAAATTTTCACTACGCACGGTGTTATCATGATTATCTTCATGGCGATGCCACTTGTAATTGGTTTAATGAACATTATTATCCCATTACAAATTGGTGCGCGTGACGTTGCATTCCCTGTACTTAACAACATCAGTTTCTGGTTGTTCGTTGCAGGTATGTTACTTTTCAACCTTTCATTTATTATCGGTGGATCACCTGCCGCTGGTTGGACAAACTACGCACCACTTGCTGGTGAATTCAGTCCTGGACCAGGTGTAAACTATTACCTTATCGCAATCCAAATTGCCGGTATTGGTACACTTGCAACTGGGATTAACTTCTTTGTCACTATTATTAAACTTAAAACACCGAGTATGACATTTATGCAAATGCCAATGTTCGTAGTTACTACGTTCATTACAATGTTAATCATTATCTTAGCATTCCCTGTATTAACAGTTGCACTTGCATTAATGACAGTAGATAGAGTTTTTGACTTCTCATTCTTTACTGTTGCCGGTGGCGGTATGCCAATGCTTTGGGCAAACTTCTTCTGGGTATGGGGGCACCCTGAGGTATACATTCTCGTATTGCCAGCATTTGGTATCTACTCTGAAATCATTCCAACGTTTGCTCGTAAACGTTTGTTCGGTCACCAAAGTATGGTGTGGGCAACAGCTGGTATCGCATTTTTGAGTTTCATCGTTTGGGTTCACCATTTCTACACAATGGGTAGTGGTGCTTTAGTCAACTCATTCTTCTCAATTACAACAATGTTAATCGCTGTGCCTACGGGTGTAAAAATCTTTAACTGGTTATTTACACTTCACAAAGGCCGTATTACTTTTGAATCACCAATGCTATTCTCATTAGCATTTATTCCTAACTTTACAATTGGTGGGGTAACAGGTGTTATGCTTGCCATGGCATCTGCCGACTTCCAATATCACAACACTTATTTCTTAGTGGCCCACTTCCACTATACTATTGTTGCTGGTGTTGTATTTGCATGTTTCGCAGCTATGATTTTCTGGTATCCAAAAGCAATGGGATACAAATTATTCGAAAAACCAAACAAATGGTTCTTCTGGATTTTCATGATTGGTTTCAACGTGACATTCTTACCTCAATTCGTATTAGGTTTAGACGGTATGCCACGTCGTTTATACACTTACATGCCAGAAGACGGTTGGTTCTTATTAAACGTCATTTCTTCAATTGGTGCGGCAATGATGTCTATCGCATTCTTAATCTTTGTTGGTAACATCGTATACAGTCACTTAAAAGCACCTCGTGAAGCGACTGGCGATAACTGGGGTGGTTTAGGCCGAGGCTTAGAATGGTCAACTGCTTCAGCAATCCCACCACATTACAACTTTGCGATTACACCTCACTGGGATGACTTAGATTCATTCGTTGAGATGAAAGCTCAAGGTCGTCATTACTTAGACAATCACGACTATAAAGATATTCACATGCCAAATAATACACATATTGGTTTCTGGATGGGTATCCTCTTCTTTATCGGTGGATTCTTCCTTGTATTCGAAACAATTTTACCGGCAATCCTAAGTTTACTTGGTATTTTCGGATTAATGATTTGGAGAAGTTTCCAACAAGATCACGGTTACCACATCCCTGCAAGTGAAGTTGCTGAAAATGAAGCGCGCTTAAGAAAAGCACGTCAAAAAGAAAGGGAGGCTATGAATCATGAGTCATAA
- the qoxC gene encoding cytochrome aa3 quinol oxidase subunit III produces the protein MSHKVDTIDARTHEGNLNKLGFWIFLTAEFALFGTLFATLLTLQHGGGYGGMMTTELFELPLVLIMTFLLLASSYTCGIAIYFMRKEKKTLFMVWMIITVLLGVGFVAFEIFEFTHYAHEGAVPQAGSYWSSFFLLLGTHGAHVTLGIFWIICLLIQVAMRGLNKFNAPKIFIVSLYWHFLDVVWIFIFTAVYMIGMVFSG, from the coding sequence ATGAGTCATAAGGTTGATACAATTGATGCACGTACGCATGAAGGTAATTTAAACAAACTCGGTTTCTGGATCTTCCTTACAGCTGAATTTGCACTTTTTGGTACGCTTTTCGCAACACTGTTAACCCTCCAACATGGTGGGGGTTACGGTGGCATGATGACAACAGAGCTATTTGAATTACCTCTTGTTTTAATCATGACATTCTTGCTTTTAGCAAGTTCTTACACATGTGGTATTGCCATTTACTTCATGCGTAAAGAAAAGAAAACATTGTTTATGGTCTGGATGATTATTACTGTACTTCTTGGTGTTGGCTTCGTTGCATTTGAGATCTTCGAATTCACTCATTATGCACACGAAGGCGCGGTACCACAAGCAGGTTCTTATTGGTCAAGTTTCTTCTTACTATTAGGAACTCACGGTGCCCACGTAACATTAGGTATCTTCTGGATTATATGTTTATTAATCCAAGTTGCAATGCGCGGACTTAATAAATTCAATGCACCTAAAATTTTCATTGTAAGTTTATACTGGCACTTCTTAGATGTTGTTTGGATTTTCATCTTCACTGCCGTATATATGATAGGGATGGTGTTTAGCGGATGA
- a CDS encoding glycosyltransferase, with translation MKKVGMFVWNHFTNDARVNRECTALSEAGYDVDLIAINDPKNPAIKAFEKINARFRVHRVKRYPWLLQTYADYGKPFIIMVGGVAMVVAAGLFFVNFMILSSYLLMLLGGAVAIKQRKVRKIVINSAIIARMIIRGYLCKSDIYHSNDLNTLPQGIICAKFRLKPKPLIYDSHEVQTDRTGYDTKKIKKIEKFLLRFVDEMMVENHTRAKHNEKLYGFYPQTLYNYSELYDINERPKVNLHQKLGISEDEKILLYQGGLQQGRGLEKLIEAMPYIKEGVLVFIGAGKLINALKAQAAKSPEKHRIFFLEKVPFQELPSITREAFLGFQVLQNVCFNHYSASSNKLFEYMMAHVPVVSCDFPEIAKVVNEQEVGIAIDAHDSHNIAQAVNEFLTNDALYAHAKANTEKAKMIYNWQNEKSKLLALYERIESKASYVGKVKQKLKAQRS, from the coding sequence ATGAAAAAAGTAGGCATGTTTGTATGGAATCATTTCACCAATGACGCTCGGGTTAATCGAGAATGCACGGCTTTATCCGAAGCAGGCTATGATGTGGACTTAATTGCAATTAATGATCCTAAAAATCCTGCAATAAAAGCTTTTGAAAAAATAAATGCACGTTTTCGTGTGCATCGTGTAAAACGGTACCCTTGGCTACTACAAACGTATGCGGATTACGGAAAGCCCTTTATTATCATGGTAGGGGGTGTTGCGATGGTGGTCGCAGCAGGCTTGTTTTTTGTGAACTTTATGATTTTATCGAGCTATCTCCTCATGTTATTAGGAGGCGCAGTGGCTATTAAACAACGAAAAGTGCGAAAAATCGTCATCAATAGCGCCATTATTGCACGAATGATTATTAGAGGGTATTTGTGCAAATCAGATATTTACCACTCAAATGATTTAAATACGTTACCTCAAGGCATTATATGTGCGAAATTCCGCTTGAAACCGAAACCGTTGATATATGACAGTCATGAGGTTCAAACGGATCGTACGGGCTATGATACGAAAAAAATTAAAAAGATTGAAAAGTTTCTACTACGTTTCGTTGATGAAATGATGGTAGAAAATCATACACGTGCTAAGCATAATGAAAAGTTATATGGCTTTTATCCTCAAACTTTATACAATTATTCAGAGTTGTATGATATTAATGAACGACCTAAAGTCAATCTTCATCAAAAATTAGGCATCTCAGAAGATGAAAAAATCTTACTTTATCAAGGCGGATTACAACAAGGTCGAGGTTTAGAAAAACTCATTGAGGCGATGCCTTATATTAAAGAAGGGGTACTCGTGTTTATCGGTGCGGGTAAACTTATAAATGCATTAAAAGCACAAGCAGCGAAATCCCCTGAAAAGCATCGTATTTTCTTTTTAGAAAAAGTACCATTTCAAGAGTTACCTAGTATTACCAGAGAGGCTTTTTTAGGCTTCCAAGTATTACAAAACGTGTGTTTTAATCATTATTCTGCAAGTTCTAACAAATTGTTTGAATATATGATGGCACATGTTCCAGTAGTCAGTTGTGATTTTCCAGAAATTGCCAAAGTGGTTAATGAACAAGAAGTCGGGATCGCTATTGATGCACATGATTCTCATAATATCGCACAAGCGGTCAATGAATTTCTAACGAATGATGCCTTATATGCACATGCGAAAGCGAACACTGAAAAAGCCAAAATGATTTATAATTGGCAAAATGAAAAATCCAAATTATTAGCCCTTTATGAACGGATAGAATCAAAAGCGTCGTATGTGGGTAAAGTCAAACAAAAATTAAAAGCGCAACGTTCTTAG
- a CDS encoding immunoglobulin-like domain-containing protein produces the protein MNQKLLQSLSALGVSATLVTPNLNAEATSNHIPSIKGTADSKITVGVQYHPLDGVKAYDKEDGDLTDKIKVKGHIDTTKAGTYQLEYKVADSDGAIETSHRIIEVVDAPSLD, from the coding sequence ATGAATCAAAAATTACTTCAATCTTTGTCAGCTTTAGGGGTTTCAGCCACACTGGTGACACCTAATTTAAATGCAGAAGCAACTTCGAATCACATTCCTTCAATCAAAGGAACGGCAGACTCAAAAATCACTGTAGGGGTTCAATATCATCCTCTTGATGGCGTAAAAGCTTATGATAAAGAAGATGGTGACCTCACAGATAAAATCAAAGTCAAAGGCCATATTGATACGACTAAGGCCGGTACATATCAATTAGAATATAAAGTCGCTGATTCTGATGGTGCAATTGAAACCTCACATCGCATCATTGAAGTCGTGGATGCCCCTTCTCTTGATTAG
- the qoxA gene encoding cytochrome aa3 quinol oxidase subunit II, protein MSKLKSLLLAFGTLFLLAGCSDVEVLNAKGPMASDQRFLIIYSIIFMVAIVAVVLILFAIFTFKYRYNKTSESGKMHHSVLLESIWFIIPVIILIALMIPTVKSLYDYEEPPKAKDDPMVIYAVSGGYKWFFAYPDEKIETVNHVTIPTNRPVTFKLQAMDTMTSFWVPQLGGQKYAMTGMTMQWTYQADEEGTYRGRNSNFNGEGFSRHTFNVHAVSQSDYDKWVREAKSEKKIDQDTFDKQLLPITPNKELTFSGTHMAFVDPAADPEYIFYAYERFNYTPKDPNFYDDKEGVLSEPNKPARKPQITNPNYERHGMKVAILGNDEPYNNEFIKEEKHNMDEMESMHKGAKSESNDKSGGGH, encoded by the coding sequence GTGTCAAAATTAAAGTCTTTGCTTCTAGCATTCGGAACATTATTTTTGCTTGCGGGCTGTTCTGATGTAGAAGTTTTAAACGCAAAAGGGCCAATGGCGAGTGACCAAAGATTTTTAATCATTTACTCGATTATTTTCATGGTTGCCATTGTTGCTGTCGTACTTATTTTATTTGCTATTTTCACTTTTAAATATCGTTACAACAAAACGAGTGAATCTGGCAAGATGCATCATAGTGTGTTACTTGAGTCTATTTGGTTCATTATCCCAGTAATTATTTTAATTGCTTTAATGATTCCAACTGTTAAGTCACTTTATGATTATGAAGAACCACCAAAAGCCAAAGATGATCCAATGGTCATTTATGCAGTAAGTGGTGGATACAAATGGTTCTTCGCTTATCCAGATGAAAAGATTGAAACGGTCAACCACGTGACAATCCCAACAAATCGTCCTGTCACTTTCAAACTTCAAGCGATGGATACGATGACAAGTTTCTGGGTACCTCAACTCGGGGGTCAAAAATATGCCATGACTGGCATGACAATGCAATGGACGTACCAAGCTGATGAAGAAGGTACATACCGTGGAAGAAACTCTAACTTTAACGGTGAAGGTTTCTCACGCCACACATTTAATGTGCATGCAGTTAGTCAAAGTGACTACGACAAATGGGTAAGAGAGGCTAAGTCTGAAAAGAAAATCGATCAAGATACTTTCGACAAACAACTTTTACCTATCACACCTAACAAAGAATTAACATTCAGTGGAACGCACATGGCATTCGTGGATCCAGCTGCTGATCCAGAATATATTTTCTACGCTTATGAACGTTTTAATTACACACCTAAAGATCCTAACTTCTACGACGATAAAGAAGGCGTTTTAAGCGAACCGAATAAGCCAGCACGTAAGCCACAAATCACAAATCCAAACTATGAACGTCATGGTATGAAAGTAGCCATTTTAGGTAATGACGAACCATACAACAATGAGTTCATTAAAGAAGAAAAACACAACATGGATGAAATGGAATCTATGCACAAAGGTGCAAAATCGGAATCAAACGATAAAAGTGGAGGTGGACATTAA
- the qoxD gene encoding cytochrome aa3 quinol oxidase subunit IV — MNTVVKHTIGFIASIILTLLAVFVTLYTSLSFQAKVTIIFGFAFIQAFLQLLMFMHLTEGKDGRVQLAKVIFAIIITLAIVIGTFWVMQGGHSAHL; from the coding sequence ATGAATACAGTAGTCAAACATACAATAGGCTTTATCGCCTCAATCATTCTTACGTTACTTGCAGTTTTCGTTACTCTATACACATCATTGTCATTTCAAGCTAAAGTAACAATTATTTTTGGTTTCGCTTTTATTCAAGCATTTTTACAACTCTTAATGTTCATGCACTTAACTGAAGGTAAAGATGGTCGTGTTCAACTTGCAAAAGTTATCTTCGCTATCATCATTACACTTGCCATTGTGATTGGTACATTCTGGGTAATGCAAGGTGGCCACAGCGCTCACTTATAA